One Doryrhamphus excisus isolate RoL2022-K1 chromosome 17, RoL_Dexc_1.0, whole genome shotgun sequence genomic region harbors:
- the LOC131105056 gene encoding terminal nucleotidyltransferase 4A-like — translation MDPRTAWIQPEQKGPANSLWMHIWETSQGFAANSAIDNHIQYQRSHVTLNVIPTDSNSECRESVEAPLGAVFGKLSKRDGGGERGSARRKGSLSPSSSSLDSEAESSSPSGSSLQIDNLNVAEEAGRFLHYGEHELNENVRRQHPPPPLHAAPQHCRSTQQSGGHTPARMKNQHGNKQHHYQSSGRRRCLNRANTFHGVNPLLAHGCSGHRADSCSLWKTRRYSPGVNGLHEEIVDFFNFMSPRPEEEAMRRDVVKRIETVITELWPTARVEIFGSFSTGLYLPTSDIDLVVFGKWDHPPLQELEQALKRHNVSGPHPIKVLDKATVPIIKLTDHETEVKVDISFNVETAVKAAQFIKSYLKKYTVLPPLIFVLKQFLLQRDLNEVFTGGISSYSLILMAISFLQLHPRIDTRRTNINLGILLIEFFELYGRDFNYMKTGIRVTGGAYLSKEEMLKAMGNGNRPSMLCIEDPIQPGNDVGRSSYGVLKVKQVFDFAYMVLSHGVSPLARAYPNKEYESTLGRIIKVFPEVLAYRDWTIKKWGAKQYANRENPDVQTCEQDFARLMLVSVEDQRDTSSPLSADSPSPSPVFLNSPQHHSSSSSSSPCSNSSSSGSDIESDPPPSSHDAIHLHSLNLASVHSLMHMATHPTGFIHAAPQFYHEYLPSIDVVHRNLTQASVSQHSNATSPILSPLHQLHRPRMGGQHQHTYAVRPDAQGPFEPHKFGFKHNQGSGPRGQSHSQGSFSPQRRVVPQGHSTAPGLRNQQEYNRNTWRRRKRDNLPALNQSR, via the exons ATGGATCCCAGGACCGCTTGGATCCAACCGGAGCAGAAGGGACCTGCCAATTCCCTATGGATGCACATTTGGGAAACGTCTCAGGGATTCGCCGCAAATTCCGCCATCGACAACCACATCCAGTACCAACGCAGCCACGTAACATTAAACGTTATCCCAACCGACTCCAACAGCGAGTGCCGTGAAAGTGTGGAGGCGCCGCTCGGTGCCGTGTTCGGGAAACTGTCGAAGCGAGACGGCGGTGGAGAGAGGGGGAGCGCCCGGAGGAAGGGTTCCTTGTCGCCGTCGTCGTCCTCTCTGGACTCGGAGGCCGAGAGCTCGTCTCCTTCCGGCTCCTCTCTCCAAATAGACAATTTAAACGTCGCCGAAGAGGCCGGTCGGTTTTTACACTACGGCGAACACGAGCTGAACGAGAACGTGAGGCGGCAACACCCCCCTCCGCCGCTCCACGCTGCTCCCCAACATTGTCGCAGCACGCAACAATCTGGCGGCCACACCCCCGCCAGGATGAAGAACCAGCACGGGAATAAGCAGCACCATTACCAGTCGTCGGGCCGCAGGAGGTGTTTGAACCGTGCCAACACTTTCCACGGCGTCAACCCGCTGCTGGCCCACGGATGCAGCGGACACCGCGCAGACTCTTGCAGCCTGTGGAAGACCAGGCGCTACAGCCCAGGTGTCAATGG TCTCCACGAAGAGATAGTGGACTTTTTCAACTTCATGTCACCGCGCCCCGAAGAGGAGGCCATGCGAAGAGATGTTGTGAAACGGATCGAGACCGTCATCACGGAACTCTGGCCTACAGCTCGG GTGGAGATATTTGGCAGCTTCAGTACGGGACTCTATCTTCCAACCAG TGACATTGACCTGGTGGTGTTTGGAAAGTGGGACCATCCACCACTGCAGGAGCTGGAACAAGCACTGAAGAGACACAACGTGTCAGGCCCACATCCCATCAAAGTCCTTGACAAAGCTACT GTGCCCATTATCAAGCTGACTGACCATGAAACAGAGGTCAAAGTTGACATCAGCTTCAACGTGGAGACTGCCGTCAAAGCAGCGCAGTTCATTAAGAGCTACCTTAAG aaatacACTGTTCTTCCACCACTGATCTTCGTTCTGAAGCAGTTCCTACTCCAGAGGGATCTGAATGAAGTCTTTACCGGAGGCATCAGTTCCTACAGTCTCATACTGATGGCCATCAGTTTCCTACAG CTGCACCCTCGCATTGACACGCGGCGCACCAACATCAACTTGGGCATCCTTCTGATTGAGTTCTTCGAGCTGTACGGTCGCGATTTCAACTACATGAAGACGGGCATCCGAGTGACCGGTGGGGCGTACCTGTCTAAGGAGGAGATGCTCAAAGCCATGGGGAACGGGAACCGGCCATCCATGCTTTGTATTGAAGACCCAATTCAGCCAG GTAACGATGTGGGCCGAAGTTCATACGGTGTCTTGAAAGTCAAGCAGGTGTTTGACTTTGCTTACATGGTGCTCAGTCATGGTGTGTCTCCTCTTGCCCGGGCATACCCCAACAAAGAGTACGAAAG TACTTTGGGGCGGATTATCAAGGTTTTCCCAGAGGTGCTGGCCTACAGAGACTGGACCATTAAGAAGTGGGGAGCCAAGCAGTATGCCAACCGTGAGAATCCTG ATGTACAGACCTGTGAGCAGGACTTTGCCAGGCTGATGCTAGTGTCAGTGGAGGACCAGCGAGACACTTCCTCCCCCCTCAGTGCGGACTCCCCCTCTCCATCTCCAGTCTTCCTCAACAGCCCTCAGCACCattcatcatcgtcatcatcatccccCTGCTCGAACTCTTCCTCCTCTGGAAGTGATATT GAGTCTGATCCTCCTCCAAGCAGCCACGATGCCATCCATCTTCACTCCCTCAACCTGGCATCAGTCCATTCCTTAATGCACATGGCTACACATCCAACAGGCTTCATCCACGCTGCACCCCAG TTCTACCATGAATATCTGCCATCTATCGACGTGGTGCACCGGAACTTGACACAAGCCTCCGTCTCCCAGCACTCCAACGCCACAAGCCCCATACTCAGCCCCCTCCACCAGCTCCACCGCCCCCGGATGGGAGGGCAGCACCAGCACACGTACGCTGTGCGACCTGACGCCCAAGGCCCCTTTGAGCCTCACAAATTTGGCTTCAAGCACAACCAAGGCAGTGGCCCGCGTGGCCAAAGTCACTCTCAAGGTAGCTTCAGTCCCCAGCGGCGGGTCGTTCCTCAGGGCCACAGTACAGCGCCAGGCTTGAGGAACCAGCAGGAATATAACCGCAACACCTGGCGACGCAGGAAGAGGGACAATCTCCCGGCTCTGAATCAGAGCAGATGA